In Bifidobacterium scardovii JCM 12489 = DSM 13734, the genomic stretch CGGGATCCGCAGAGCCCTGGCCGCCAGCATCCCCCGAACCGTCCTGTGCGGCCTTCTTATCCGCCGCCTGCCGATCCGAGTCGTCCGAGGCGCGCCGCGACGGGGATGCCCCGCCGGTCCCGTCGGCCCCGCCGGACCGGCTCGTCCGCGAAGCGGGGAACGATGCGCTCGACGCGGACTGCGACCCCTCGCCGGAACGCCCCTGCAGCCTGGCGATGGCGTCCAACGCCGTCACGGTCTGCACGCACAGCATCGTCACGCTGAGCACGACGGCGACGATCGCCGCCACCAGCACCGTGATGCGGCGGCGCCGGTACACCAGCTGCATATCCGATCCGCTATGGCCTTCCGTCGACATTGCCGGCACCCACTCCCCGCTTCGTCCGCTTCCTTACTTCAGCGAGTCTACAAGACCCGAGACGAAGTCCGAGACGGTGTGGGCGAAATCCGAAGCGCGGTCGGTCAGTTCCGATACGGTTCCGGAATCCGCCTGCTGCTCCAACCGGTCGAAGGCCTGCGCCAGCAGCATGTTGCCGGGCATGGTGGTCAGCAGGAACACCAGTATGGCCGCGATGACCGAGGCCACCAGCCCCTTGATGACCCGCATGACGATCTTGAACGCCGCCCATGCCAGAAGGACGCCGACGGCCACCGTCAGCGCCATCTGCGCGGCCGACGGCAGCCCGCCGTACCACAGCACGATCTGATCGACGGCCCGCTGTATGGATTCCATGACTGTCCCCTTCGGTCGCTGCGCCGGCGAGATGCCGGCGCCGATATGTGATACAGGATAGGCGGAAACCATACGGATGCGCCGCATCCGCCCATATAACTTTGCAAAATCACCGCGAGGCGGCGCGGCGCCGATGCCCCCAACGTCCAGCTTGCCTCTAGACTTAGAGGCATGTCTCTAACTATCGGAATCGTCGGTTTGCCCAACGTCGGCAAATCCACCATGTTCAATGCGCTGACCCGCAACAACGTGCTGGCGGAGAACTACCCGTTCGCCACCATCGAGCCGAACACGGGCATCGTCCCGCTGCCCGACCACCGCCTGCCGGTGCTCGCCGAGCTCGTGCACACCGAGAAGATCGTGCCCGCGACCGTCACCTTCGTCGACATCGCCGGCATCGTCAAGGGCGCCTCCGAGGGCGAGGGCCTGGGCAACAAGTTCCTGGCGAACATCCGCGAGGCCGACGCGATCTGCGAGGTCGTGCGCGCGTTCGAGGACGACGACATCGTCCACGTCAACGGCAAGGTCGATCCGGCCGACGACATCGACACCATCAACACCGAGCTGATCCTCGCCGACATGCAGACCATCGAGAACGCGCTGCCGAAGCTCGAGAAGGACCTGCGCGGGCGCAAGATCGAGCCGGCGTACCTGGACGCGGTCAAGAAGGCCCAGAAGATCCTCGAGGCCGGCGAGACCATCGACCACGCCGCCGCGGCCGGCAAGATCGATAAGGCCTACATCTACGACCTGCACCTGATGACCGCCAAGCCGTTCATCTACGTGTTCAACGTGGACGACAACGAGCTGGCCAACAAGGAGCTGCAGGCCAAGCTCGCCGCCTCCGTGGCGCCGGCCCCGGCCGTGTTCCTCAACGCCCAGTTCGAGGCCGACCTGACCGATCTCGACGAGGCCGACGCCCGCGAGATGCTCGAGGACTCCGGCCTGAGCGAGTCCGGCCTGGACCAGCTGGCCCGCGTCGGCTTCGACATCCTCGGCCTGCAGACCTTCCTGACCGCCGGCGTCAAGGAGGTGCGCGCCTGGCAGATCCACAAGGGCTGGACCGCCCCGCAGGCCGCCGGCGTGATCCACACCGATTTCGAGAAGGGCTTCATCAAGGCCGACATCGTCTCCTACGACGATTTCGTCGCCGCCGAGGGCTCCATGGTCAAGATCAAGGAGGAAGGCAAGCTGCGCCAGGAAGGCCGCGACTACGTCATGCAGGACGGCGATATCGTGGAGTTTAAATTTAACGTCTCCAAATAGGGGGTAGGACCCCTGCAAAACGGCGGAATTCCAGCGTTTCCGGGCTCCGGGAGCGTGCGGATTCCGCCGTTTTTCGATTATTGGGAAATGGCCGTTCATACTCGGCGCTCGCGGTGAAGCGACCGGGGCACCGGCTCTCTCACGGAGACAGGCGGCCTGCAAAACGCCTGACGCGTTGAGGTAGGACCGGTGCCGACGACTTTGCCATGGTTACCCGGCTCACTCCCAGTGCAGCGGGTGCGCGATGCCGTCGCGGTATCGCGCATCCGTGTTCAGGAACGCGTCGACCTCCCGCGAATACAAGTTGTTGCCGTCGATCCTGTCCACCAGGTACATGAGTGCCAGCAATGCCTGTCCCACTGATTTTTGCTCGTATGCGAACGCGGGGTATTCCCCTCTCATGTCGTGCGTCACGGGCGGGACGATGACCATTTCCCGATGCCACAGGCGAGAGTGGTGCGAGCACAGGTTGCGTAGAATACACCATCGCGTGGATGATTTCCGAGGAGGTGCGCAGGTTCGTCCGCACTCCCAGAGAACGGTACAGTTCACGCAGAGCCTTGGTATCGTTATGCAGGCTCAGCATGCGGGATACGGTGTCGAACGGCATGGTCTCCATCGCCGCCCAAATCGGAACCGGTTCCCCGCTCTTCCGGTAGTGGCGGATGCACACTTCCTTGGACATGTCCATCCATTTGCTCATGTTACCGAGCAGGAATACACGTAGCTCGTCGCCTTTACGGTTCTTAACCGGCTGGTATGAGTCGAGATCTTTATAGGAGTACGCGCCGCCGTTCTGGGCCACTAGATACGCGAACCGCGATCTGACCACGAGTTCGACCTTCGCGGTTCCTCGCAACACCACAGATCGCAGGCCGGAGTCCGATAGGTACGGTTCGATGAAGTCGTTGTCCGTGGTGCCGGCCTTGAATGTATTGTCGCCGTCGGCGAGGTCATTCTGGAAGACTCGAAAGTATCCGGAAAGCCGGTAGTAATTGTCGTTGTACAGCATGCGGCGCAAACGGTCCTCGTCCGTGATGATGAGACCGCGCGAGTGCATGATGCGGATCATCTCGTCGATGTTCTTGGCTGGTTTCATCGTTCACCACCGATATGAAAAGAGCCTCCCGGGTTGCGCACTGTTAGTAGGCGTGGAAGGCTGCTGTGTTTATCATGCTAGCATCTGCTTGCATTGTCATCGTTCTCTTGCGTGTCGGGAAACATTCCACCGGATATGCGGAATAGTTGAGAGCCGGGAAATCACTCGGCGTCTACTCTGTCTTCGGCTTTGATCCGATCGGGCGCTCATTTTCAGCGTGTCCATCCGGCTATCGCGGAAACGAATCCCGTGGAGAGGCGATTCTGCTTTCCTATTGCTCCTTGACGTCATGCGATGAACAGGCCCTGCCTCGGCTGCGTCTCCGACGCCCAAGCGAATTGGGCGACGGAAACGCAGGGAATTCGACGACGGCCATGATCGGGTGCTATCATGGCGAGCCATGTGTTCTTATTGCTGCATGCTGGCGCCGATGAATGGCGCCATGACGCTGAGGCCTGCCATCTAACGGGTGGGCGCGGCCCGCTGCCGGGCCGGCGCAAGCATATGCACGCACAAGCCACCGCGCGCGGAGCGGCTCAATGGAGCGATCCGCGGTAACACAGGAATGCAAGAACACCTATATGTCTGTTAATACCGAATCAAACACGCCCGATACAACCAACAACACAACCAACACATTGGCTTATGCAGCGGCCGACGCGGCGGACGACCCCGACCGCGGGTGGATGCGCCGCGTGGCGCTGCTGCTCACCGGCCAGGCCTTCTCATTGCTGGGCTCCAGCATCGTGCAGTACGCCATCTGGTGGTGGATCGTGATGCAGACGAACAGCGGCATGGGCATGCTGCTGGCCACCCTGTTCGGTGTGATGCCGCAGGCCATCGTCTCGATTTTCGGCGGCTCCTGGGCCGACCGGCACAACCGCAAGCTGCTCATCATGCTGCCCGACATGGTGATCGCCGCGGTCACCATCGCACTGTCGCTGAGCTTCGCGATGGGCTGGACGAGTCTCACCATGATCTTCGTGGTGCTGCTCATCCGCTCGGCCGGCGGCGGCATCCAGACGCCCGCCGTCCAGTCGTTCATTCCGGACATCGTCCCTTCCGGCAAACTGCTGCGCGTCAACTCGATATACGGCGTGATCAACTCGGCGAACATGATCGTGGCGCCGGCCGTGGCCGCCGTGCTCATCAACGTGGTGCCGCTGTGGTCGATCCTGCTGATCGACGTGACCACGGCGATCATCGGCGTCGGCTTTGTGGCGATGATCAAGGTGCCGAAGAAGCGCACACCGGCCGCGG encodes the following:
- the ychF gene encoding redox-regulated ATPase YchF, with the translated sequence MSLTIGIVGLPNVGKSTMFNALTRNNVLAENYPFATIEPNTGIVPLPDHRLPVLAELVHTEKIVPATVTFVDIAGIVKGASEGEGLGNKFLANIREADAICEVVRAFEDDDIVHVNGKVDPADDIDTINTELILADMQTIENALPKLEKDLRGRKIEPAYLDAVKKAQKILEAGETIDHAAAAGKIDKAYIYDLHLMTAKPFIYVFNVDDNELANKELQAKLAASVAPAPAVFLNAQFEADLTDLDEADAREMLEDSGLSESGLDQLARVGFDILGLQTFLTAGVKEVRAWQIHKGWTAPQAAGVIHTDFEKGFIKADIVSYDDFVAAEGSMVKIKEEGKLRQEGRDYVMQDGDIVEFKFNVSK
- a CDS encoding Abi family protein; the encoded protein is MKPAKNIDEMIRIMHSRGLIITDEDRLRRMLYNDNYYRLSGYFRVFQNDLADGDNTFKAGTTDNDFIEPYLSDSGLRSVVLRGTAKVELVVRSRFAYLVAQNGGAYSYKDLDSYQPVKNRKGDELRVFLLGNMSKWMDMSKEVCIRHYRKSGEPVPIWAAMETMPFDTVSRMLSLHNDTKALRELYRSLGVRTNLRTSSEIIHAMVYSTQPVLAPLSPVASGNGHRPARDARHERGIPRVRIRAKISGTGIAGTHVPGGQDRRQQLVFAGGRRVPEHGCAIPRRHRAPAALGVSRVTMAKSSAPVLPQRVRRFAGRLSP